One Streptomyces fagopyri DNA window includes the following coding sequences:
- a CDS encoding ferredoxin reductase domain-containing protein, with translation MDDVPLPYQVTQAREETADTVTLTLAPTGTGLLAPFTPGRYALVHALAVGTIPVPVSRIDRQEIALTIRSVEAVSAALCALRPGGRVGLRGPFGTGWELDRAAGQDLLVVADGLGPATLRPLVLDALAAPQLYGHLNVLVGARTPDDILYAQQTHAWSAAHGPPHCAVTVDRPGPGWEGSVGAVTALLDGARFDPRNTTAYVCGPAETVRATARALLRRGLPAERIRVALDGFPDGAAGPRERAGPGDALPLGHGGPVNGWDQVGSPSSAPPGT, from the coding sequence CACGCTCGCGCCGACGGGCACCGGGCTGCTCGCGCCGTTCACGCCCGGCCGCTACGCCCTGGTGCACGCTCTCGCGGTGGGCACGATCCCGGTACCGGTGTCCCGCATCGACCGCCAGGAGATCGCCCTCACGATTCGGTCGGTGGAGGCGGTCTCGGCCGCCCTGTGCGCCCTTCGGCCGGGTGGCCGGGTCGGGTTGCGCGGCCCGTTCGGCACCGGCTGGGAACTCGACAGGGCGGCCGGGCAGGACCTGCTGGTCGTCGCGGACGGACTCGGTCCGGCGACCCTGCGCCCGCTGGTCCTCGACGCGCTCGCCGCACCTCAGCTGTACGGACACCTGAACGTCCTGGTCGGCGCCCGCACCCCGGACGACATCCTCTACGCCCAGCAGACGCACGCCTGGTCGGCGGCGCACGGCCCACCGCACTGCGCGGTCACCGTCGACCGCCCCGGGCCCGGCTGGGAGGGCTCCGTCGGCGCCGTCACCGCCCTCCTGGACGGGGCCCGGTTCGATCCCCGGAACACCACGGCCTACGTCTGCGGTCCCGCGGAGACGGTCCGGGCCACCGCCCGTGCCCTGCTCCGGCGCGGCCTTCCCGCGGAGCGGATCCGGGTCGCCCTCGACGGCTTCCCGGACGGCGCCGCCGGTCCCCGCGAGCGGGCGGGCCCGGGGGACGCCCTCCCCCTCGGGCACGGCGGTCCGGTGAACGGCTGGGACCAGGTCGGGTCCCCGTCCTCCGCGCCACCCGGCACCTGA
- a CDS encoding Lrp/AsnC family transcriptional regulator, with translation MAVDELDTRILRLLLEQPRTSVREYARMLGVARGTLQARMDRLERDGVITGTGPSLSPAALGHPVLAFVHIEVTQGRLDEVGDALAAVPEIIEAFSITGGGDLLTRVVARDNAHLEDVVQSLISMPGVVRTRTEVALRERVPHRVLPLVESIGRMPNG, from the coding sequence ATGGCCGTGGACGAGCTCGACACCCGGATCCTGCGGCTGCTGCTGGAGCAGCCGCGTACCAGCGTGCGTGAGTACGCCCGCATGCTCGGTGTCGCCCGCGGGACGCTCCAGGCCCGCATGGACCGGCTGGAGCGGGACGGGGTGATCACCGGCACGGGACCCTCGCTGTCCCCCGCCGCGCTCGGCCACCCCGTGCTGGCCTTTGTGCACATCGAGGTCACGCAGGGCCGTCTCGACGAGGTCGGCGACGCGCTCGCCGCCGTACCGGAGATCATCGAGGCGTTCTCGATCACGGGCGGCGGCGATCTGCTCACGCGGGTGGTGGCGCGCGACAACGCCCACCTGGAAGATGTGGTCCAGTCGCTCATCAGCATGCCCGGCGTCGTACGCACCCGCACCGAGGTGGCGCTGCGCGAACGTGTTCCGCACCGGGTGCTGCCGCTGGTGGAGTCGATCGGCCGGATGCCGAACGGCTGA
- a CDS encoding HAD family hydrolase codes for MSALGRTSVIFDLDGTLVDSEPNYFEAGRQTLAEHGITDFTWADHERYVGISTRETLTLWKERYGLRAPLEALLAEKNRRYLELARACTHVYPEMRKFVGLLADAGVPMAVASGSSAAAIEAILTGTGLAARLTTFVSADEVAHGKPAPDVFLEAAARLGAAPADCVVLEDAAPGAAAAHAAGMRCLAIPYVTAQADDPAFGTAGLLLRGGQAEFTARTAYDWLADPAATSRVSGTS; via the coding sequence ATGAGCGCTCTCGGCCGCACCTCGGTCATCTTCGATCTCGACGGAACCCTCGTGGACAGCGAGCCGAACTACTTCGAAGCCGGGCGGCAGACGCTCGCCGAGCACGGCATCACCGACTTCACCTGGGCCGACCACGAACGGTACGTGGGCATCAGCACCCGGGAGACGCTCACTCTCTGGAAGGAGCGCTACGGACTGCGGGCTCCGCTGGAGGCCCTGCTCGCCGAGAAGAACCGCCGCTATCTGGAGCTGGCCCGCGCCTGCACGCACGTCTATCCGGAGATGCGGAAGTTCGTCGGGCTGCTGGCCGACGCGGGGGTCCCGATGGCCGTGGCCTCGGGCTCCTCGGCCGCCGCCATCGAGGCGATCCTGACGGGGACCGGCCTGGCGGCCCGTCTGACGACCTTCGTCTCGGCCGACGAGGTGGCGCACGGCAAGCCCGCACCGGACGTCTTCCTGGAGGCCGCCGCCCGTCTGGGCGCCGCGCCGGCGGACTGCGTGGTCCTGGAGGACGCCGCCCCGGGCGCCGCGGCCGCGCACGCGGCCGGGATGCGGTGCCTCGCGATCCCGTACGTCACCGCGCAGGCCGACGACCCGGCGTTCGGCACGGCTGGGCTGCTGCTGCGCGGCGGCCAGGCCGAGTTCACGGCGCGGACCGCGTACGACTGGCTCGCGGACCCGGCCGCGACCTCGCGCGTCTCCGGCACGTCCTGA